The segment gtttttctctttttttccgcatttttcctgttgtttctcttcatttctcttattttgtttttgtatttttttgttgttgttgacttattttttctttttttcttttttttccttttttgcttttggAAGGTTCCCCCTGGTTGGTTTTGTTCCCCCCAGCCCCCCACCCCTCTCTTTCCACCCCCACTGAGCCTAGCCTGGCCTCTTTCCCCTGCCCCACCTGGGGCTCTGGGCCTCGGCTTCACACGGGGGTAGTACGGCGGTTGGCTGTGTTGGTGTGGATAGAGTCCTTgttctctttttggatacagtTGTGAACTTGGAGGAAGCTATTATCCCTGTCGGAGTTGtaggtggtggtgggggtggtggtggcctTCAGGGGGTCCCTGGTTAGGGTGTACATCGAGATCTCTGTGGAGGGCAGAGTGTTGAATCCTTTAATGCCCACGGGGGACGCATCCCTGGAGTGGGAAGGCTCGGTAGAACGGGAGCTGGAGCGACTTCGTCTCTGGTAGCGGTAGCGGTAGCTGGGGATGCGGGTGATGGCGGACGACTGGAGGTAGTCCGTGGCACGGGCGTTGGCTCGAAGCTGTTTGTGCCGGTCAATAAACATGTGGACGGCCAACACTCCCACCATCTCGGCGATGATGAAGGACAGGGCCCCGAAGTAGAAAGACCAACCGTAAGAGTAGCTGTTCTTCTTGGAGTCACTCTTGGAAGGGTCTCCAGCATTGGCTGATATGTACACAATGATGCCGATTATGTTACTCAGACCTGTGGGGAAGgtgatggagaggaagaagaaagctggTTAGTTTCCAAGGAGCCATGGACCACTGGTGCATCCGAGAAGCATTAGGAGGGTCTGTTGAAggtgcctcattttacagataaggaaactggggttgGAGAACTTAAGCAATATCTCCAAGGTAATATAGGTGCTGTAGATCCTCTCTggggctgaaagggacctcagagggcataCAGACCCATCtcctttattttgttattattttattatcatacAATCATTGGGTCACAGAGATCACTAGAGGTGcaggggacctcagagggcaACAAGTCCAACCCTGTTgttttacaaacaaagaaatgaatCCCAGAGGGGTTCAGAGGTCAgagtctaaagtcacacaggtaaaacATGGGTCAGATGCCATCTCCTACAGCAAGCCTGcaatgggccaggcactgtgcaaagggctggggataaaaaataataaaataaataaaataataaaaaaaactctGTTCTTGAGGAAATTACAGTGTAATGGGTGTGTACACAGCTTATGATGAACAAATACTGGAAAAGGCACCATGGTGCAGAAGAAAGAGCATTGgcaacttgggttcaaatcctgcctcaggtacataccagttgtgtgaccttgggcaagtcactttacctgtctCAGACTCTTtccttataaaatgaggggattggatttgaTGACTAAGGTGATTTCCAGCTCTGAGTTTATGAACCTATGACAAGATGatcttttaaggtccctttcttCTCTGACACCCCCCATTCTAAGGCCCTTCCTGGCTCTATATCTTATGGTTGACTTGATTAATTCTGATGGTAGAATCCTCCTCAAAGGGCAATTGGTATAAATGAAAACTGGGAATAAACGTAAAGTGTAGgccctttccttaaaatgattttttaaattatgaacttAATCATAATAAACAGTAATATTTCACTgcgcaaagaataaaaaagaacttCTGTTACAAAGTGAACTCCTTCTGCCCTCCCCGCCAGGgagttggggctaagtgacttgcagagggttacacagctagtaagtgtttgaggctgaatttaaactcagatcctcctgcttccagggctggtgctttatccactgtgccacctagctgcccctgaaccACTTATTTTTACATGTAGATTAAATTGAATAAAAGCTCTCAGTTTGCGTTCTGAAGGGGCATTTGTTTTCctgagtatttttaaatgttttattgattcccttccttccttcc is part of the Notamacropus eugenii isolate mMacEug1 chromosome 3, mMacEug1.pri_v2, whole genome shotgun sequence genome and harbors:
- the CACNG2 gene encoding voltage-dependent calcium channel gamma-2 subunit encodes the protein MGLFDRGVQMLLTTVGAFAAFSLMTIAVGTDYWLFSGLSGTETSSPPLFCGFCCSRICWEFFFTGNFKGLCKQIDHFPEDADYEADTAEYFLRAVRASSIFPILSVILLFMGGLCIAASEFYKTRHNIILSAGIFFVSAGLSNIIGIIVYISANAGDPSKSDSKKNSYSYGWSFYFGALSFIIAEMVGVLAVHMFIDRHKQLRANARATDYLQSSAITRIPSYRYRYQRRSRSSSRSTEPSHSRDASPVGIKGFNTLPSTEISMYTLTRDPLKATTTPTTTYNSDRDNSFLQVHNCIQKENKDSIHTNTANRRTTPV